One genomic window of Salvelinus alpinus chromosome 17, SLU_Salpinus.1, whole genome shotgun sequence includes the following:
- the LOC139542737 gene encoding charged multivesicular body protein 4b-like codes for MSVFGKLFGGGGKGGKGPSAQEAIQKLRETEEMLTKKQDFLEKKIDQELITAKKNGTKNKRAALQALKRKKRYEKQLTQIDGTLSTIEFQREALENANTNTEVLKNMGFAAKAMKAAHENMDIDKVDDLMQDITEQQELAQEISDAISKPAGFGDEFDEDELLAELDELEQEELDKNLLEIGGTENVPLPNVPSTSLPSRPAKKEDEDEHDMEDLQRWAMEAN; via the exons ATGTCCGTGTTTGGGAAGTTGTTCGGCGGTGGGGGCAAAGGAGGTAAAGGACCAAGTGCACAAGAGGCGATTCAGAAGCTCCGAGAGACCGAGGAAATGTTAACGAAGAAACAGGATTTTCTAGAGAAAAAGATTGACCAGGAACTCATTACTGCGAAGAAAAACGGAACTAAAAACAAACGGG CGGCCCTGCAGGCCTTGAAAAGGAAGAAGCGGTATGAGAAGCAGCTTACCCAGATTGATGGCACATTGTCCACCATTGAGTTCCAGAGAGAGGCACTGGAAAATGCCAACACCAACACTGAAGTGCTCAAGAACATGGGCTTTGCTGCCAAGGCAATGAAGGCTGCCCATGAAAACAT GGACATAGACAAAGTAGATGACTTGATGCAAGACATCACTGAGCAGCAGGAGCTAGCACAAGAGATCTCAGATGCCATCTCGAAACCTGCAGGCTTTGGAGATGAGTTTGATGAG GATGAACTTCTAGCAGAGCTGGATGAGCTGGAACAAGAGGAATTGGACAAAAACTTGCTGGAGATTGGCGGGACAGAAAATGTGCCTCTACCCAATGTGCCTTCTACTTCATTACCCTCAAGACCTG CCAAGAAGGAGGATGAAGATGAGCATGACATGGAGGACTTACAGCGCTGGGCGATGGAGGCTAACTAG